The Coregonus clupeaformis isolate EN_2021a chromosome 6, ASM2061545v1, whole genome shotgun sequence genome has a segment encoding these proteins:
- the LOC121567364 gene encoding latexin isoform X2, with amino-acid sequence MTTGVLNLSHYPGRRAATVVQHYLNTRYGSPYRWIFLSKVHNGSAEDVAEMGRKYQLELTVQEMISNVSGQCSAELLFPGGEGQSAPQVQASCEGLLQSNTTAQEEAFYQQHRASNNMVSGKDIPNSYGHMEPSMKPFWHLGGVASSFIMLRESNESTLYNMAQVANFTQLETEKDQLRFNYHVLLHEMISQEIIHWKLLVTWSPEQGVKVLQTELQPKCHDCEAPPNTTN; translated from the exons ATGACGACTGGCGTGCTGAACCTGAGTCACTACCCTGGCCGTCGGGCAGCCACGGTGGTCCAACACTACCTGAACACCCGCTATGGCTCGCCCTACAGGTGGATATTTCTCAGCAAAGTACACAACGGCAGCGCAGAG GATGTGGCTGAGATGGGGAGGAAGTATCAACTGGAGCTTACCGTGCAGGAGATGATCAGTAAC GTTTCGGGGCAGTGCTCTGCAGAGCTCCTCTTTCCAGGGGGAGAGGGGCAGAGTGCTCCACAGGTCCAGGCTTCCTGTGAGGGACTGCTTCAAAGCAACACCACGGCTCAGGAAGAGGCCTTCTACCAGCAACACAGAGCCAGCAATAACATGGTGTCAGGAAAAGATATACCAA ACAGCTACGGTCACATGGAGCCCAGCATGAAGCCCTTCTGGCACCTGGGGGGTGTGGCCTCCAGTTTCATCATGCTGAGGGAGTCTAATGAGAGCACGCTTTACAACATGGCCCAGGTGGCCAACTTCACACAGCTG GAGACTGAGAAGGACCAGCTGAGGTTCAACTACCATGTCCTGCTGCATGAAATGATTTCCCAG GAGATCATCCACTGGAAGCTGTTAGTCACCTGGTCCCCAGAACAGGGAGTTAAAGTCCTGCAGACTGAGCTGCAGCCAAAGTGCCACGACTGTGAGGCTCCTCCAAACACCACCAACTGA